The following nucleotide sequence is from Sparus aurata chromosome 22, fSpaAur1.1, whole genome shotgun sequence.
TGGTTTCCATATGGATGCGATGATGGTGCAATGCGAGGAAAGTGGGTCGGCTCTCCACGACTGCTGTAGATTGAAAACACGTCTCCGGAGCAGAGAGGACGCCCCGCCATGTTGTTCCTGCGGAGACAACTTGTGGGCACAGCGGAGTGGAAAGCACtcagtttgatttaatttaacagTCAAGTTTGGGTTTGATTGGCACGTCGATGCCTCAATTAGTTTTACATTTCCTTTCAGATTCATCCAAAGCGCTCGGCGGAGGCTGAGCGTGTagtttaatttgatttgtgttCCGTAACGAACTACACGTGGAGAGCATTTATCAGACAGAACTGGCTCCCTGCATTtaagaaacaagaaacatgaTGGAATTATTGTTGCCTTATAATAACAGCTTTAATAACATCTTCATGGTTGTCTGACTTGTAATCAGAGGAACGGTTCCTGCTCGATGTAAGTTAGGTGAGCTGGTGGGTCTAGAACCAAACCACACAGCGCCAACTGTTCAAATGTTGGAGAGAAAATATTTCTGGTGCCCtctggctgctctgcctcaaGTTTCCTGATTGACAGCTGTAGCTGCCAGAAgctcgttagctcagttagacGTCCATCCAGCCGACCATCTGTAGCTCACCTCTAAAAGAAACAAAGGGAGACTTTCAGTCCAGAACCAGAGCTGGGTCGGTGAGCTACAGACTGTATGGACATCgtgacagaggtgaagagacTGAGGAGGACGTGGACGACAGAAGTCAAGACGAGAAAGAGACGGCGACAGCTTTGTGAAATAGACGGACGCTGAGCTGAGCAGAAGAAATACCACGTGTAGTTCAATCCAGGGATAAACACGAGCTCACGATTAAAAGACCGGGTGTAATGCATCAGAACCGACCCGTTAGAACTGGGTTAAAGAGGGAAAAACCATAAAGAAGACAACAAATGAAATGCTTTGCTCGCCAGGTGTTCGTTCAATTTATACCAACTTCCACATCACGTTCGAGGTTACGCATTGTAATATTGATTTCACCTTCAGCTGCATCTAAAGTGGAAATAAGGAGCATCAGCATTAATAATTAAACCTACACACAGATATTCTCAGTCATCATAATCATGTgggacattttcttttgtcGATGGTTATAAAACTCTGCACACTGCAACACATCTCTGCATCACCGGAGCATTATGTTCCTTATTTAAACGTCAGAGTCATCATTAATGATCCAGTGTGTGTGATCATCACCGCATCAGGAAACACGTTCCTGCAGTCGTTGCTGTGACTGCAGTGAGGGAAGTTCAGATCACGATGAAGTCAGCTGTGGCGAGTGGAAGATGGAGTCATCCACGTTTACAGGCAGCAGAGGGTGACAGAGCGCCGCAGCCGTTAAACCGGATCCATAATACTTTGTTCTGTTCAGGAACGctggaggcagcagcagtgtcGCTGTGCAGCATTTTATCATGAAGTCAGGAGGgacaaaaaatatgtttatttgatatttaaacCCATTTCTATGCActgacaacaaagtggaataaaaaacaatttatcTGAACTCTGTAAACAAGCGCGGCGAGCACACCGGCCTCCAGCGAGAGCAACGGTCACGTTCATGGAAAAACTCATTAAATCAACGTTGTCTTTGAGGAATGCGTCGTCCTCGCTGACCCGAGCATCACGTCCATCACACAGGAGAGTCGtaactgtcagaccgacacatCACAGGGAACTCTCCTCTTACACCTCTGACCTCCGTGTCTCTGATGATATACCTGGAGCTCCTCACTGCTGACCTCCACACCCTCCGGCACCGAAAGGGATTTCAGAGAGCGACGGGTAGACAAAGTGGAAACACATGAAATCTGATATATTCAAACCGATCAGTGTGAGACTGTGTGCAGCACGCTACCTGGTTCATACCTGAAGCATCATGACTGTGAGTGTCCTGAAGATagactgagagagaaacaacGCCTTTTTCTTCTGTCTTATATCAAAGTGTGGAGTCCACAGAGCAGCAGGGANNNNNNNNNNNNNNNNNNNNNNNNNNNNNNNNNNNNNNNNNNNNNNNNNNNNNNNNNNNNNNNNNNNNNNNNNNNNNNNNNNNNNNNNNNNNNNNNNNNNAAATGTGTGATTCCTCGTCCTCCGTCTCCAGAGCATCGCTGTTTTTACTCATCCAAGCTGCTCCCAAGGGTGCTCCCAGCGAGATCCCTCTGTTTCCTCCCTCTTATCTACCGTCTCCCAGCATCTCTGAAATAATCTGTTTGATcttatttcctcctcctcctcctcctcctcctcctcctcctcctctttctctctgtctctccctagTGATCTCATTTCCAGGATGTGTGTGATGTCTAATGTCACCCATGCGCTTACTGTCAGTGGTGGCTggcgagaggagaggagaggagaggagaggagaggagggagagagaggagaggagaggagaggagagaggagaggaggagagaggagaggagaggagaggagggagaggagaggagaggagggagaggagaggagaggagaggaagggagaggagaggagagaggagaggagaggagaggagaggagaggagggagaggagaggagaggagaggagaggagggagagagggagaggagaggagaggagggagaggagaggagaggagaggagggagaggagaggagggagaggagaggagaggagaggagaggagaggagaggagaggagggagaggagaggagaggagaggagggagaggagaggaggagaggagaggagaggagggagaggagaggagaggaggaggagggagaggagaggagaggaggaggagaggagggagaggagggagaggaggaggagaggagaggagaggagaggagaggagaggagaggagagggagaggagaggagaggagaggagaggagaggagaggagggagaggagaggagaggagaggagaggacacacCCTAAAGTGACCTCATGCGTCTCCTCCGGTGTTGTGAGCAGCGCGGTGACATCATGTTGGTTGTGTGAGCTGAATACGAGATCAGAGGGCGGCGACAACACATCCGTCACCGTCTCCTCCGTTTGTTCTCCGTCCTCCAGCCTGTCCTGTTACCTgccatttcatcattttaaattaTGTTGATGTAATTTATAGAGAACAGAAGGTTGTTAAACAGCAGCAGGTAGTACTGAAGGTCTTACCAAGAGTCTGAACACGGTGCTCACATCAACTTCTGCAGAAACtttgtgagcagcagcaggacgctGCAAAGACTCTCTGGATCACACGTGGGACCATCCGGCTGCAGGATAAAGAATATCCCAGATAAAAATGTCTGGATTGTgtgtctgacatgtttttctgccacattaaaatccttaaaatgacacaagatgtctcctcCTTCACTGTGAAGTCCATTCTGAGTGTTGGCGAGCTCAAGTAaccacatcacacttgtgtaGGCTGAATATTGGACCAGGTTTGACATCCAAACAGTTTGTAATGTCAGCAGTCAGCTCACAGGCGTGCCTCTTAGAATCAGATGAAACATTAATGCTAATATTGCATTATTAAGTCCATTATTCTCTCTCTTCTGAGGGGAACACTCGTCTCTTTAACAGCTGAGCACTTCACTTTTTACACCAGCTAGTCTCAAAACAATGAAGCAGAACCGCCTGCAGAGCTCAGTGGACCTGCAGGGCCCGGTGAAGTAGTTCTGTGATCCATTGTTGACATACACACATTGATTGTTGCTGCTTGGTGAGCAGCTGAGAGTCGTAACAGAACAAGTCGTCCTCACAGTCGTGTCAAACGTTCCATACGATGAGCTGCATGTGCTCCACTCGCTCTCATATTTACACTTAAGATCTGAATTATTTAGGGTGTTGCGTGCTGCCGAGCTGGATCCCctgctgagacacacacacacacacacacgcgcacgcacacacacacacacacacacacacacacacacacacacacacacacacactactaacCTATCCAAACTAATTTCTCACTCTGCTTCACTCAAATCTCCCCCACagttaaaatacacacaaactctctctctctctcacacacacacacacacacacacacacacacacacacacacacactctcctgcaCCAATACACAATACGGCAGAGATTTTTACCACCCACCCTGCGGTACGACACAAAGAGCTGACAGCCCTCCCCCCCCGTCCTGCCTCtcccctctgattggctgggaggCCTGGATGCTGGCAGTGTCTCGGACCAATAAGACGTCTCCAAGGTGATGTCATGGAGGCAGCGTTGATGCTGTTGCTGATGCTGTTGCCCGGCGCCTGTATCCGTGCAGCCAGACGGGGGTAACTGTAGTCACCGGTCCACCATCAGCAGCAGAGAAGACAGGGACAGAGGGGGGTGAGTCTGCTCCaccacacacatctgcacacatcTGCACTGCACCTGTGTCACAGGTGAAGCTTCATTGCAGGACTGAAAGCTGCCCGTGTGTCTGTTTTGGCGAGGGGAGTATGTACCGGTGGGGTGTAACGGGGCGAGGGTGAGGTTGGTGACGACGCAGTGGTTCCTGCTgacaggaggggggagagaactCGGTGTACCCTCAAACTGGATGTGGTGGAACCtgtcatttattattcatcCTCCATATGTGCACATGCAGCTTTGTGTCTGCTGTTAGGAAGGAGAGCGAGGAAGAGTGGAGGTGCAGGAGGAAAATAAGGGGGtttgaatgtgtttatgtggggagaaggtgtgtgtgtgtgtgtgtgtgtgtgtgtgtgttagggtgtggaggacagagacgTATGACACATGATTTATTCTTTAAATGTGACAGATAGTTTAGAAAAGTTCTTATCCAGCTGGTGTTTTTCTGGCTGGTTGTGTCTCATCTTTTGTGTTCAATTCACCCTCAGCTGCTCGTTGTGTTTCAGCTTTATTATCGTGTGGTGATGATGCATTTTTAGGTGCTGAGAGTCGATAAGAAAGGACGAGAAAACCAACAAGCTCTGTGAGAATCTGTAAAACCAACCCACTGAGTCTGAATGGCTCGTATAAATGTCAGACGACGATGAGTGTTGTGGGCTGAATGTGACAAATGTTGATGATGAGAAGCAGTTTGtgaagttgtgttgtgttacagctgCTCCTCCAGAATATTCTGAGAAATAACCAGAAGTGGTCAAATATCTCAGGATGATATTCAGGTTGAATGTCATATTCATAATGTTCTGTTTATTATTCATGCAGGAATATGAACGTGTATAAAAGCAGAACATCAATCACTGAGCTAATGGTAACAGggaaattaatattttatattttagttttcaATCTTGACGTCCTGGCAGCTCCGACGGTCTCAGTGTGGTGTACCGGgtatgaaaaattaaaaaacagacatcTGATTTAAGAAAACTTGTTGTCTGTTTCAGCAAAACAGCTGCTGTCTCTGCAGAAAGTAAATGGTGAGTGTTCGTAAAGAGCTGGGAATGAACAAAACACAAGTTAGCTAAGATGTTTCACAGGTTATGTGCAGGTCAGACTACCTGTaacatgttaattagtgagctatAGAGATGCACATTCTGTTTCCTCCGACCAGACTAGCTCTggatgctaagctaagctaactgctggGATAAGCTAAATATTTAGCATAAAGACACGAGAGTGTTCAATCGTGAACGAGagtatttcacaaaatgttgaacttttcctttaagattAAATGAAAAGACATGAGCATGCACAATTTTGTGTGCAGTGAGAATGTGcacactctgcacacacacccgGGTCGGTCGACTCTGCAGTGTTCTGGGTTTCATCACCTCGGCTTGGATCTGAACGTGAGACCAACAGGCTGTATTCCACCACGCAGAGTGATGACACGTTACCAACATCCGGTGCTGGCGTGTAAATAATGAATTGGGATGCGGTCTGTTAAGGATGttcacagtgttggaggtggagccaCGTTCAGTCCTCTGAAAACTGCTGAGTGGTGTTTTGAATCTAAAGAAGCTCGACTTCCTGACTGTGAAAGTTCCTGGTACTTCCTGTTTAGCACCCAGCTGACCTGAATggagataaaataatttaatcgtccggctcttctagactttccaaatgttattggaccaaatAGCTCAGATTCTGACAGTGGAACGAGTCATGTCTTGCTGGTTGTGACGTTCCAAAGAATGTATCCACCTCTACtgatgttttctcttctgttggAACTGTTTATGGTGCATTCGAGGCGTGAAACGTGGCGTCAGTGATGTACGACGTAAcgcttcagataaaaatcacagacaGCCTGCAGGAAGTGAGAATGTGGTCAAGAGACTCATGAACAACGTAGACCTGCTAATTTATGTTGAAGTGCTACATAAGACAAATCATTTGCTCCTTTtttattatgttaatatgcAAACTCGAGCTATTACTTCCTGTTCTTTCACCCATCATAAACTTTAATAACATTTCGTATTAGCCCAATTTTATCAGAGACCATAAAGGAGAAATTACCTTCAGCAGGCGAAGAGGACGGTGATCTCACGGGACCACATTTCCATGAATATCATAAAATAGTATAATAAAAAGCAGCACTATGATTTGACTGTCAGCAGATTTCCCATCAGCATGACCCAAATGTTCCCCCTGTGTACCAGGACCGGTACCAGCTACTCtcccctcgctctctgtaaTGACACGCACCAAATGGAGAGCTCTCACTCCTGCAGGAAGCCGGCATTGATCTGCAGCCTGGGTGGTTTCATCAGATGAGAAggcagctcagtgtgtgtgtgtgtgtgtgtgtgtgtgtgtgtgtgtgtgtgcagtccaACAGTGCAGCATAGCACATGTACTGCCTGACTGGTATATGTGCACACCACTGTGTGTTTCAAGGTATCTGTACAtgtgtgttgcatgtgtgtgtatgtgacctTGTGTGTTGACGTCCCACGAGACAACCTGTCAGGTGAGCGTGTGATCTGCACCGTAATGAGACGTCTCTCCTTGTCTGAGTCGGACGGCGTCTCATTAGTGCTCCTGTCTTACTCCCCTGGAGCTCATTAGTCTTCAGGGTGGATGACAGACGCAGTGTGCTAAGCATAGCCTACCGCTAACAATCCTGTGTaggtagctagctagcaagctcGATGGAAGGGAGGCCGACATCGCTGCAGCATCTTCACAcgtgctgtgtctcaattcagggtctgcatccttcagaggagcatttgaaggcagTTACGTCAGAAAGTCGCCAtgcgaaggctgtcccaatctgaaggctccttcttctccctgttatTGGAGGATGCAcagctacgatccttcgtggcctcacatatcccaagattctttgtgtgcccaaaaaagaagaaagaaaaagagaaaatggcgacatcacgtggcgtatatcgtcactttcgcgggcctgggtggcagaaatcgtgacgtaagggtaaaacatctggtgacgcaaccaggaaatgctccaaaggctagaccgtcacatttaacaacggctgacgaggttaacaaggtctctctgaaggactcgccttcaaagaccacaaaggccgagtccttcagaggatgcagaccctgaactgagacacaacATGTGTGTCttaaacactctgttttagctacagagtgCGACATCTtgcctctgttcaatctttggtgagagCTACACATGTTCATTACTTAacaggcaggatgtagccaatcagaggcagaggagggcgGGTTAATGCCGGGcgaggtagtgtgatctaaaataacgcagCAGTAGCAACTGAATGTCTGCTGATGACTGGAgagtttatattttataatgaatatataaatacatatatttatagtaAGCCTGTTATAGTGATGAATAtaagttacagaagtaaaggCTCGACTTTTACACGTTGCAgaacttttacatgcacaacaatacaataacacaataaaggaaacCCAAAAAGCAGAATATGGCCTctttaatatattatattatatcccTTGACTAGATGTTtggcctagcttagcataaagccttGAAGCTGGGAGGAACAGCTAGCATCTCTTTCTCTGTGAGGTTCAGCAGAAGCAGAGTCGAGGTTTCTGGCTCAACTTCGTCCAACAAGCATGGAGAAGAAAGTCCAGCAACACTACACAGCcaaagctaaagctaaagctaaagcaGCTACACAGCTTTCAGGTAGCCTATATTCAACGACTACTCACATACAAACGAATGCTTTAAGTCATGAGCTGTTTGTTCAGCAGGGTTGTGCTTTTGGACGAGAGTCAGGAGATGATTAACagggaaacaggaaacagcgaGCAAGCTACAGGGTTCAATCAGTGCTAACACCTCTAACACAAGCTAATCAGGCTTCAGGGATGTTcacttttaaatgcatttactgtttaaacctaaaaaaaaataagaatattgTCTCTCACGTTCTATGAATGTGGAATGAAACAAACCAACACTACATAGAAAGTGTTTATTCTTTGCATGTTGCACATTCTGCCTTTGAAATCATGTGATTAACATTCATTATTTAAGCAGCGTATATTCCTGTGTGGACGCCGTGCGAGCTGCTCAGATGTAGAAACCTTCTTTAACAGATGAAAGGAAGGTGGATGAGAGCAGGTGGAGCGTCAGCAGATCACAGATCAGGGATGAAAGGAGGCAGCAGTGTGTTTCATGAAGTTCAAGCCTTCATTTACTCTCTGATATTATTACTGATTGCTGGTTTCTTCAGCAGCCGGTTGGTGCAGGTGGAGCGTTTCTGATCccaacaattaaaaacaaaaccttaatgagtgtgtgtgatgaggtCACTGAGCTCTGCTGCAGCCTCACATGATAACATCCCCAGTTTTCTGAAAAACTGATGTGTTCAAGTGCTCCAGATGTCCGAGTCTTTgtttgaatgtaattatgagcgaTAGCGTCGATAGCTCCGTTTGTTGTCAGAGACAGTGGCAGCAGGTGGTTTGTGTCTTCGCTGCGTCTCTTGTTGAATCGGTCGGTTTGAGTTCATTCAGCATTTCACAGAGTAATTATTGATCACACTCCCTCCTCGGCTGTGTGCTGTATCTTTGGTGTGACAGTCAGACTGCAGTCAGCACTAAAGAGACGTTATCTGCTGCACTGTTTAAAGGATTCTCTTCAGCAGGTGGTGAAACAGAATCTGGTATTTTTACCTTCGTCTTCTTGTTGGATCTCCTCACAGAGTCacagctgcctcctccaccGGCTGTGattcagagagggaggagagagcaaCAACACATCTTACAGCCTCCCTCCACTCAGCAGGATGTGTTCATCGTTACTTCACCTCAGTGTGCAGAGTTTCACACCTTGAATCTGAGGTTAGGGTGGATCCATGCCAGCAGGATGTGACATGATATTATAGACTATCATGGTCCAGGATGCATCTTGCACAACTTATTAGTATTTATGGTTCAGTCCTACTATttttatgcacattttgaaTTTGTACATCACAGAATTTCACAAGAAGTTCTTCAAGAAACAGACGAAACAAATAAATCATGACTGTGACCTGAATGTCCGTTGAAGCTTCTCCTCCAACGACGAGCAGCAGTAATCACTTTGCCCCCCTGTATACAACATTCCTGTGGCGAGACTACGAACTGTAACTGATGACAACATTCGATCTGGTCCCTTCAGGTTTTCCACCGTTATAAGGTTCAAGTAGGACTGTTTTAATGACATCATCTTGTTGCTTCTTGTTCTTCCTCTGCGATGATTTAATGGCCCCAGCCTGGAGCCAACACCCAGTCGTCTCATCACAGCAGCGCTGGATGGAAACGCACATTAATTCACATTTTCTGTTGACAGTTTTGTGGGAATTAGGTTGAAATTGACGCTGAATTTGGATGTTAAAGTTGGgagttaaacattttcatagaTCTGGGGTTCTTCATTGAGGGACAACCACACTTTTTAATGGAAAAACcttaaatatgtgtttttttaagttgtctGTTGGGGATCTTTTAGCCTGTTCTCTGAAAGTGACCCAGTGGCATTGtgggaaacaaaagaaaaccctGACACAGGAGTGAACATGGCATCGCAGATCAGTGATATATATCAGTATTAAAGTCCACTGAAGCAGCTTTAGAGCGCTCATGTGTCCTTATGTGTCTGATGACGACCTCGGGTCAAAATGTGATGTCTTGTCTCGTTTCTCTCTCGTTCAGGCCTCTGGTTTGATTCCCAGCCCGTCCAGGGAATGAAACTGGCTTGGACAATATTTATATTCTCCCATGCGCAGCTGTTCTCTCATTGGTTGAATTAAACCCCCAGTGGGAGGAGCTTACAGGAGTGCTCTGCAGTCTTGTTCGTTCCCTCCTCAAACTGCTCGTCACACTCGTTACCTGACCTTTAAAGCTGCTTCATTCACTccttcctctccgtctctctctccccgacAGACTGAGAAGGATCTTCAGCATCCCTGAAGAGTTACGCACACGGTGACAACATGACTCTGGCAGGTAAACGCAGCCTCAGCACACAGTCAGACGCCTCCTCCCtctactgtacacacacacacactgcgtaTGAGTGTTTTACTACATCAGCACATGTCTGCACGTGGACATCATGAAGGTTATAATAACATAATGAGAGCGGttactcactgctgctgctgggagagGAGAGATACATCAGCAGGCCTTAAATGTctattcatcatttattttgagtcaACACAATGTCaagcacaagtgtgtgtgtgtgtgtgtgtgtgtgtgtgtgtgtgtgtgtgtgtgtgtgtgtcctcagccTACAAAGAGAAGGTCAAAGAGCTCCCCCTGGTGTCTCTGTTCTGCAGCTGCCTGAACCCACAGACTGCAGACAAACCTACGTACAAGGCAGAAGGTAAAAATAAACCAGagcctcactcacacactcacagtcatACAggcagaatatatatataataaatacagtgtTATAGCCATGAGGCCCGAGAACATTAATAAAACCCAGCTGAGGCATGCTGAGGTTCTGTAGGTGAACCACAAACCAGGCGGTGCACCAGAACTCACATACTGCCGGTGATGTGTTCGATCCCTCACCACAGATGCGGTGGACCTCGGCTGGTGCATCATCAAAGACGTGGAGGTGATCGAGCTGAACAAGCGGGCGTCCGGCCAGGCCTTCGAGGTCATCCTCAAGCCTCCGTCCTTTGACGGCGTGCCAGACCTGAACACCACCATGCCGCAGCGCCGCGACCCGTCTCTGGAGGAGATCCAGAAGAAGCTggaggctgcagaggagaggcGGAAGGTGAGAAACCCCAACTGGACAGACCCTAAACCTCTAACCCATAAACCCTAACCCCAGCTATTTGTAGCTCCTGCGAGCTTTGTCCAACATGTGACAGCACTCTTTGTGAGCAGCATGATTTATCAACTCTGGGGGAGAAAAAGGGTGGAAATGGATGAAAGGAAAGAGttgatggagaggaggggaggaaacagAGCCGAGGGAGGGCGGGAGGATGAAGAGAGGGGACATGAAAGTACAAGGACACACTCACAATGGCTCATATTCATCAAGCAGaggggaagagggaggaaggggggaggaagggggaggaaggaggaaggaggaaggaggaggggaaaggTGAGAGGAGAAATGTGTCCTGCAACAGGACGCTCAGCAGACATTCTCACTACGTGTGACGTAGAtctaacatgaaaacaaaatgtcctgcTGAAGTTTAGTTTCCTCCTTCTTCCTACTTCGGTTGGTTTTAAGTGGGCGGGGCTTAGTTTAATAGAAGAGGTGTCGTGCACCAATCAGGATTCAGCAGCATGTG
It contains:
- the stmn4 gene encoding stathmin-4: MTLAAYKEKVKELPLVSLFCSCLNPQTADKPTYKAEDAVDLGWCIIKDVEVIELNKRASGQAFEVILKPPSFDGVPDLNTTMPQRRDPSLEEIQKKLEAAEERRKCQEAELLKHLAEKREHEREVIQKAFEENNNFIKHAKEKLEQKMEANKENREALLAAMLERLQEKDKHAEEVRKNKELKEEACR